The Pseudanabaena sp. ABRG5-3 genome includes the window CATCAGCATAGGGATGGGTCGATGGAGGTAGTTTTGTGGTTGGTGGGACTAAAGTAGCTGTCATAGTTTTATCTTTCCTGTATTAAATAGAGCGCTATGCAATTGCGACCTAGAAGCTAATTACGGTAAATTAGTGCGTTAATTAATTTTTGATTAGAGGAGATGCCAGAGACTGGGTTAGATTTTGGGAAACAAGGATTTTACTTTCTGCTTGCTCAGCAATCTTGACGGTTGCCTTTTCGCTCCATTTAACTAGCCATACGGGCTGAACTCCTAGGAAGATAATCACTCCAGTTAAAATCAAGGCTGGTAACTGTTCGAGACCACTGACTTTGGGATAGTAGGCTGTAGCATTGTCCAATTTGCCAAAACAGGTGCGATTGAGCAAAATCACGAAATACACAGCCGTTAAACCAGTGCCAATGATCGAGAAGATCGTCGGAATCGGGAATTTTGTAAAAGTACCTTGGAAAACTAGAAACTCAGCAATAAATCCAACTAGTCCGGGGATACCAGCACTTGCCATCCCACCGAGGATCAATAAAGCACTTGTAGTTGGCAGACCACGTAAGGGATTGAGCAATCCGTTGAGCACATCTAAATCTCTTGTGCCAACTTTTTCTTCAATCACACCAACGAGGTAGAACAACAGTGCGAGAACTAAGCCGTGGCTTACCATCTGACCAATGCCACCGATTAGGCTCAGAGGTGTGGCGGCAGCCGCAGCCAAGAGAATATAACTCATGTGACCGATCGAGCTATAGGCTACCATCCGTTTGAGATCTCTTTGGGAGATCGCCACCATTGCGCCATACAACACGCCTAAACCCGCCCAGATCGCAATATAGGGAGCGAGGATTGCCCAAGCATCGGGGAATAGACCTACACAAAAACGGAATAGACCGTAGGTTCCTAGTTTCGCAACGATACCACCAAGCATCATTACTGTTGGAGTTGCTGATTCCACATAGGTGTCAGGCAGCCAACTGTGGAAAGGCACAAAGGGAGCCTTGATACTAAATCCTAATAGTAGAACTACTAGCAAAGTAATCTGCACTTCTAAAGGCAAGGAAAGGGTTTGTAGGGTGGAATAGTCAAAGATTGGTCTGGGATTAGCGGTGAGCCAACCTAAAGCCAAGAAGCCAACTAATACGAGTATGCCTGAGACTGCGGTGAAGATGAGAAACTTCATTGCAGCATAGCCACGCTGTGCGCCTCCCCAAACGGCAATGATTAGATAGAGGGGAATTAATACTAATTCATAGAAGAGAACGAACAGAAGGGTGTTAGTTGAGAGCATTGCTCCGCTTACGCCTGCATGGATGAGCAGCATTAACACTTGGAAAAGCTTGAAGCGCTCTTTGATTTGGTTTTCGCAAAAACAAATAATCAACCAAGTGAGTAATCCATTGAGGACAACTAGAGGCAAGGACAGTCCATCGACACCAAGGCTATAGTTTAAGCCAAGGTTTTCGAGCCAAGGTAGATTCTCGGATAGTTGGAAAGCAGCGAGATTGGTATCAAATTGCTTTAAAAGTATCACATCGAGGATGAGGATGGCACTTGCTACGATAATTGCGCCTTTTTTTGATTGATTTTGGGGTAGCAAGGCGATCGCTAAAGCACCAATTACTGGTAGCCAAATTAACGCACTAAGCATAGTTTTATGTCCACTTAAAGATCCAGATTTACAGAGTCTGATTGAATAGCAACAACAGGAGAACGCCAATACCAACCATGATCGTTAGCGTATAGAGCTGTAACTGTCCAAAGGTGCTGTAACGTAGGTTTTGGCCGCTAAATAGAGTAGCTAGACCAAAGAGATTGCCAACTCCATCAACGAAGAAGCGATCAAACCAATACATCGCATGGGAGACGCTATCTACCAGTCCCACAATTGTGACTTTATAGAGTTTGGATGTGTAGAAGTCGTAGGCAAAGAAGTTTTGTAGATCCTGCCAAGGAAGTTGAATTGGCTTGCTGACTT containing:
- a CDS encoding NADH-quinone oxidoreductase subunit M yields the protein MLSALIWLPVIGALAIALLPQNQSKKGAIIVASAILILDVILLKQFDTNLAAFQLSENLPWLENLGLNYSLGVDGLSLPLVVLNGLLTWLIICFCENQIKERFKLFQVLMLLIHAGVSGAMLSTNTLLFVLFYELVLIPLYLIIAVWGGAQRGYAAMKFLIFTAVSGILVLVGFLALGWLTANPRPIFDYSTLQTLSLPLEVQITLLVVLLLGFSIKAPFVPFHSWLPDTYVESATPTVMMLGGIVAKLGTYGLFRFCVGLFPDAWAILAPYIAIWAGLGVLYGAMVAISQRDLKRMVAYSSIGHMSYILLAAAAATPLSLIGGIGQMVSHGLVLALLFYLVGVIEEKVGTRDLDVLNGLLNPLRGLPTTSALLILGGMASAGIPGLVGFIAEFLVFQGTFTKFPIPTIFSIIGTGLTAVYFVILLNRTCFGKLDNATAYYPKVSGLEQLPALILTGVIIFLGVQPVWLVKWSEKATVKIAEQAESKILVSQNLTQSLASPLIKN